In the genome of Criblamydia sequanensis CRIB-18, one region contains:
- a CDS encoding F-box/WD repeat-containing protein, protein MQAASKSFPDYPPLIPSINSKGENTSKSNINFFDYLPEELVIVMAQYLDTRAIGNFRLACKKFNVIAKDASLIPIFFKKRFPILSGFYTQKEMTEELYQKAISIEKNIHNPEFRPETTVFKKNIAFGGIGSLAFSEGLLYSRHPSYPDKDIVVWDLNGTQLDQFKSKCRTESMGITKNYIFSPLPSMKALQRINKSDKKSIEWEYPEGDFWCIRVFDELLYAKSSSGIMEIDSESGLKREYLGKAFSPFFADQSQVLGSGSSYIISWDRETQKIKEEFPFDNRFPNHKTCFTFHAYPDDNRCIFGESGGKLIIYDLRQRQMISTEALHQTVITGMVFFNNEVVTAAYDQNCKIWDVRCLTSLNNDLSPIRSFKIGFPIKSLCSQGSSLFIGSHNIYKYDFSKEEPN, encoded by the coding sequence ATGCAAGCTGCTTCAAAATCTTTTCCGGATTATCCGCCCTTAATCCCGAGCATAAATTCCAAAGGGGAAAACACTTCTAAATCCAATATTAATTTCTTTGACTATCTTCCGGAAGAGCTTGTGATAGTGATGGCTCAATATTTAGATACCAGAGCTATCGGAAACTTCAGGCTCGCCTGCAAAAAATTTAATGTCATCGCAAAGGACGCAAGCTTAATTCCAATTTTTTTCAAGAAAAGGTTTCCTATCCTCTCCGGATTTTATACCCAAAAAGAAATGACAGAAGAACTTTATCAGAAAGCCATTTCGATTGAAAAAAATATCCATAACCCTGAGTTCCGGCCCGAAACGACAGTTTTTAAGAAGAATATTGCGTTTGGAGGGATAGGATCTTTGGCTTTTAGTGAAGGGCTTCTTTATAGTCGTCACCCCTCTTATCCGGATAAAGATATCGTGGTTTGGGACTTGAATGGAACACAGCTAGATCAGTTCAAATCCAAATGTCGTACTGAATCCATGGGCATTACCAAAAATTATATTTTTAGTCCGCTACCTTCTATGAAAGCTCTTCAAAGAATCAACAAAAGCGATAAAAAAAGTATCGAATGGGAATATCCGGAAGGCGATTTTTGGTGTATCAGAGTTTTTGATGAATTGCTCTATGCAAAATCCTCAAGTGGCATCATGGAAATCGATTCTGAATCTGGGCTTAAACGAGAATATTTAGGAAAGGCTTTTTCACCTTTTTTTGCAGATCAAAGTCAGGTTCTTGGGAGTGGCAGCTCTTATATTATTTCCTGGGATAGAGAGACTCAAAAAATTAAAGAAGAATTTCCTTTTGATAACCGGTTCCCGAATCATAAAACGTGTTTTACTTTCCATGCTTATCCCGATGATAATAGATGTATTTTTGGAGAATCCGGAGGGAAATTAATAATCTATGATTTGAGACAAAGACAGATGATCTCAACTGAGGCCCTTCATCAAACCGTAATTACCGGAATGGTATTTTTTAATAATGAAGTCGTCACAGCAGCATACGATCAAAATTGCAAAATTTGGGATGTTAGATGTTTAACTTCTTTAAATAATGATCTCAGCCCCATCCGATCTTTCAAAATTGGCTTTCCTATCAAGTCCTTGTGTTCTCAAGGCAGTAGTCTCTTTATTGGGAGTCATAACATCTATAAATATGATTTTTCGAAAGAAGAACCCAATTAA
- a CDS encoding SulP family inorganic anion transporter, whose amino-acid sequence MTFSNTFIPKTVTVLKEGYNLNLFFKDFFAGLIVAVLALPMSIAFAIASGARPEQGIVTAIVAGTLGSLFSGSRYQITGPTGAFVVLIQSIITTHGYQGLVTATLFAGLILLGMGFFRFGNAMRFIPYPVIVGFTSGIAVIIFSSQIYDFLGLGSKEPLPAECFQKWVYYFKNMASFNSYALLLGFLTLGVIIYWPRITKVIPGPLVAILGATLLSYFFNLPVETIGQRFGEIKPEFPMPTLPTIAFCDLETLIGPAIAIALLAGIESLLSASVGDGMTGRRHRSDMELISQGIANLGSALFQGLPATGAIARTATNIKSGGATPFAGIIHAIALAILIFVFGRYISYIPMTGLAALLIFVAYNMSEWRTFRDLIKSKTSDSLVLLITFALTVFVDLVTAIEAGVILASLIFINKMAKEIGAKDLKQGLKDEDNDKDIALIKELNVPDEIDIFEIYGPLFFAACDTFKTALSRIGDIPKILILRMRYVKHIDTSGLQTLKSVIEESKAQGTQVILSGIDPKMAELFEKVGLTDLVGKDNIKKDIVEAVRYAKAVL is encoded by the coding sequence ATGACATTTTCGAACACTTTTATTCCAAAAACCGTCACCGTTTTAAAAGAAGGCTACAATTTAAATCTTTTTTTTAAAGACTTCTTTGCAGGTTTAATTGTTGCTGTATTAGCGCTTCCTATGTCGATTGCTTTTGCCATAGCAAGCGGGGCAAGACCCGAACAAGGGATTGTTACAGCTATTGTCGCCGGAACTTTAGGGTCTCTTTTTTCGGGGTCTAGGTACCAGATTACAGGCCCGACAGGGGCATTTGTTGTCTTAATTCAAAGCATCATCACAACCCATGGTTATCAGGGGCTTGTGACGGCGACCTTGTTTGCAGGTCTTATCCTTCTCGGAATGGGTTTTTTTAGATTCGGCAATGCGATGCGCTTTATCCCCTACCCTGTCATTGTCGGGTTTACAAGCGGGATTGCGGTCATCATTTTTTCCTCGCAAATTTACGATTTTCTAGGTCTTGGCTCTAAAGAGCCTCTTCCGGCAGAATGTTTTCAGAAATGGGTGTATTATTTTAAAAATATGGCAAGCTTTAATAGTTACGCTCTACTATTAGGCTTTCTGACCCTTGGTGTTATCATTTACTGGCCAAGAATAACAAAAGTTATCCCGGGGCCTTTAGTCGCTATTTTAGGCGCCACGCTATTAAGTTATTTTTTTAATCTTCCGGTTGAAACGATCGGGCAGCGTTTTGGTGAGATTAAACCTGAATTTCCGATGCCGACTCTTCCAACAATCGCTTTTTGCGATCTTGAAACCTTAATCGGTCCGGCCATTGCCATAGCTCTTCTTGCAGGTATCGAGTCTCTTTTATCAGCCTCTGTTGGAGACGGTATGACAGGCAGAAGACATAGATCGGATATGGAGCTTATTTCCCAAGGGATCGCAAACCTTGGCTCCGCCCTTTTTCAAGGGCTTCCGGCAACAGGCGCTATTGCAAGAACTGCAACTAACATCAAATCCGGCGGAGCCACTCCTTTTGCGGGTATTATTCACGCGATTGCCTTAGCTATTCTTATTTTTGTTTTTGGTCGTTATATTTCATATATTCCGATGACCGGACTTGCCGCTCTTCTAATTTTTGTAGCTTATAACATGAGCGAATGGCGAACCTTCCGCGACCTTATTAAATCTAAAACATCCGACTCTCTTGTTCTATTGATTACGTTTGCATTAACTGTATTTGTCGATCTTGTCACGGCAATTGAAGCAGGTGTTATTTTGGCAAGCTTAATCTTTATCAACAAAATGGCTAAAGAAATCGGGGCTAAAGATTTAAAGCAGGGTCTCAAAGATGAAGACAACGATAAGGACATCGCCTTAATAAAAGAGTTAAATGTTCCGGATGAGATTGATATTTTTGAAATCTATGGACCTTTGTTTTTTGCAGCCTGCGATACTTTTAAAACCGCTTTATCCCGTATAGGCGACATTCCAAAAATCCTTATTTTGAGGATGCGTTATGTCAAACATATAGATACCTCAGGGCTACAGACTTTAAAGTCTGTAATAGAAGAGTCAAAAGCGCAAGGAACACAAGTCATTCTTTCTGGGATTGACCCCAAAATGGCAGAGCTTTTTGAAAAAGTTGGACTCACGGATTTAGTCGGTAAAGACAATATCAAAAAAGATATCGTTGAAGCCGTTCGTTATGCTAAAGCTGTACTCTAA
- a CDS encoding sodium-dependent transporter has translation MQKQREHWGSHLGFLLAAAGSAIGLGTLWKFPYVTGQYGGGLFVLIYIFSIFFIGIPVFIGELILGRRAQRGAVGTFEALGGGHAWKIAGWMGVAASFLIMSYYSVIAGWGLNYVLMSLNQFYENKSAADIESIFNTLASSADITIFWHFAFTALTVAVVYPGVRHGVEYWSKRMTIGLLVLLICLSAYSFTLDGFSEAIKFVFYPDAQRFNVSGALEALGLSFFTLSLGQGIMLTYGSYMKRNEDIPSTSGIIGVMITFVSILAAVMIFPIIFTFGATPQGGPGLVFKTLPLLFSKLPGALIISTSFFVLFVFTALTSSVALVEVVTANFMDLLGWSRKKAVLFVGAASFIVGIPSALSDTNTLFANWQLIYGKNFFLTIDGLVSTWLLPIGGLLIAIYAGWILDPADSREEFEKGTKFPWLYRPWLFFIRWVCPFGIALILLQKSGLINIDALLNSQ, from the coding sequence ATGCAAAAACAACGCGAACATTGGGGTTCCCACTTAGGATTTTTACTTGCAGCTGCAGGCTCAGCAATTGGGCTTGGGACGCTATGGAAATTTCCTTATGTGACGGGACAGTATGGGGGCGGACTTTTTGTTTTAATCTACATATTCTCTATTTTCTTTATCGGTATTCCAGTCTTCATCGGCGAGTTGATTTTAGGCAGACGCGCCCAAAGGGGAGCTGTCGGAACTTTTGAAGCTTTGGGTGGTGGCCATGCGTGGAAGATTGCGGGCTGGATGGGGGTTGCTGCATCCTTCCTAATTATGTCTTATTATAGTGTTATCGCAGGCTGGGGGCTTAATTATGTGCTGATGTCTCTTAATCAGTTTTACGAAAACAAAAGCGCTGCAGATATTGAATCTATTTTTAATACCCTAGCATCATCCGCTGACATCACTATTTTTTGGCACTTTGCTTTTACTGCATTAACGGTTGCGGTAGTTTATCCAGGCGTTAGGCATGGGGTTGAGTACTGGAGCAAAAGAATGACGATCGGCCTTCTTGTTCTTTTGATCTGCCTTTCAGCCTATAGTTTTACTTTGGATGGGTTTTCAGAAGCGATCAAATTTGTTTTCTATCCTGATGCACAACGTTTTAATGTCAGCGGCGCCCTTGAAGCTTTGGGCCTTTCTTTCTTTACCTTAAGTCTTGGCCAGGGGATTATGCTAACTTACGGCAGCTATATGAAAAGAAATGAAGATATCCCTTCGACAAGCGGTATTATCGGTGTGATGATCACTTTTGTGTCTATCCTTGCTGCCGTCATGATCTTTCCGATTATCTTTACTTTTGGCGCAACGCCGCAAGGGGGACCGGGCCTTGTCTTTAAAACCCTGCCGCTTCTTTTTTCCAAGTTGCCGGGAGCCTTAATTATTTCGACAAGCTTTTTTGTACTCTTTGTTTTTACAGCGCTCACTTCCTCTGTCGCTCTTGTTGAAGTGGTTACTGCAAACTTTATGGATCTTCTTGGTTGGTCAAGAAAGAAAGCTGTTTTGTTTGTTGGCGCAGCCTCATTTATTGTTGGAATACCAAGCGCGCTTTCCGATACCAACACACTTTTCGCTAACTGGCAGCTGATTTACGGAAAAAACTTTTTTCTAACGATCGATGGCCTTGTATCGACTTGGCTATTGCCGATTGGAGGGCTATTAATTGCTATCTACGCCGGCTGGATTTTAGACCCTGCCGACAGCCGTGAAGAGTTTGAGAAGGGTACTAAATTTCCCTGGCTTTATAGACCTTGGCTTTTCTTTATCCGGTGGGTCTGTCCTTTCGGGATTGCATTAATCCTGCTCCAAAAAAGCGGGCTGATTAATATCGATGCGCTTCTAAATTCTCAATAA